A genomic segment from Polyangiaceae bacterium encodes:
- a CDS encoding BamA/TamA family outer membrane protein: MPSSRARSPQSDAPQRAPSPWWSLVVWGLGVRHAALFGCALWCAWQLLSCPTALAQDDEDSVVEAVPKLRPPTVTTALDGKPVVRIEVVTEGARWPESPKLRNTRAGEPFSAALGRRAARELSDTGRFASVKIEAFIQGGGVVLRLRALPRRIVTAIRVAGGALDEEEMLGSARLEVGGEVTAPELPRIASRIRAFYARRGFGLAQVKVDAVDTDERMQVVVRVEIEQGEATSVVARKFLVDGSSPQLLKELDDYQVGQGDRADQELLREADLALQKQLRQRGWHRAEVSHKLQKSGLSMRLLVSIKAGPLFRLRYEGNQHFDADQLSEALDLEETEDRSQATLERGVKEYYVNRGFLDVRVKLTERGGDEDRIHDLVFTIREGERVKVVSREFPCLTGERDADDVGAEIDSFLSEELPGSGLFGSVNPARVDETLGPTGTTGSRVAPLELNPYQTYQPEVYERAIKHVRDLYRSEGYLAVTVGPAVLLRRECARGSRPGKCKPVGPRPRVPTQCAYDERGLPLDEPAPERNISCVPDPARGIECEPNVSLHIPIKLGPRSVLYDVAFEGNRLLVEKQLEDIADIDLGGYVSQVELDRAKRRVLDAYAEEGFAYAEAETILDLSPDRTRARVRFVISEGERVIVSGITVRGARHTQESLILGRVALQKDQPYRRSKVRQTEERLATLGVFASINVSLEDPYVPAKRKRVVITVQERLPQYLEVRPGFGTGEGFRITFEYGHRNLGGRAIQLTLRSQLSLLPSTLIFDDDVREKIDQLPLGKRLERRNTISLEFPEIGLGPLFRLGVDGIEVNDLAREFLITKRAGVVTLIYRPNRQFSAQLGQSVELNDAEILGFDAAARDAFVAFLRTNPIPEGESLVVAQRVGVTWDRRDIPFGATKGTLVSGAVEHARAFPLGTTEEKIADFLRFSNRLAGYVPLNDSGLSIATSFAWGYNHHLIPDRQTYPDRLFFFGGIDSIRGFLQDSVVPQDVADELLAVNDPVEQDRLLREVVLRGGNLVLNPRAELRIPLGDTWSTALFVDSGNLWLDPMQVRPFVWRYSAGSGLRANTPIGPLAFDYGVNLDRRPWEDFGAFHFSVGLF; encoded by the coding sequence ATGCCCTCGTCCCGCGCGCGTTCGCCACAGAGCGATGCGCCCCAACGCGCTCCGAGCCCCTGGTGGTCGCTCGTCGTGTGGGGGTTGGGGGTGAGGCACGCGGCGCTCTTCGGCTGCGCGCTGTGGTGCGCCTGGCAGCTCCTCAGCTGCCCCACAGCGCTGGCCCAGGACGACGAAGACAGCGTGGTCGAGGCGGTGCCGAAGTTGCGTCCGCCGACGGTCACCACGGCGCTCGACGGAAAACCCGTGGTGCGCATCGAGGTCGTCACCGAAGGGGCTCGCTGGCCCGAGTCACCCAAGCTCAGAAACACCCGCGCCGGTGAGCCATTCAGCGCCGCTCTGGGGCGCCGCGCGGCGCGAGAGCTGAGCGACACCGGGCGCTTCGCAAGCGTGAAAATCGAGGCATTTATCCAGGGCGGAGGCGTGGTGTTGCGGCTCAGGGCTCTGCCTCGGCGCATCGTCACCGCGATTCGAGTCGCCGGCGGCGCCCTCGATGAAGAAGAGATGCTGGGCAGTGCACGGCTAGAGGTCGGAGGCGAGGTGACCGCACCCGAGCTGCCACGTATTGCCTCGCGGATCCGCGCCTTCTATGCGCGGCGTGGCTTCGGCCTGGCGCAAGTCAAGGTCGACGCTGTCGACACCGACGAACGCATGCAGGTGGTCGTGCGGGTCGAAATCGAACAAGGTGAGGCGACGTCGGTCGTCGCGCGCAAGTTCCTGGTGGATGGCTCTTCACCACAGCTCTTGAAGGAGCTCGACGACTACCAGGTCGGTCAAGGCGACCGTGCGGATCAAGAGCTGCTGCGTGAAGCTGACCTCGCGCTGCAGAAGCAGCTTCGCCAGCGCGGCTGGCACCGCGCCGAGGTCTCCCACAAACTTCAAAAGAGCGGCCTGTCGATGCGCCTCCTGGTGTCGATCAAAGCGGGGCCGCTCTTTCGCCTGCGCTACGAAGGCAACCAGCACTTCGACGCGGATCAGCTCTCGGAAGCGCTCGATCTAGAGGAGACCGAAGACCGCTCGCAGGCGACCCTCGAGCGCGGAGTCAAAGAGTACTACGTCAATCGTGGCTTCTTGGACGTGCGGGTCAAACTCACCGAGCGCGGCGGCGATGAGGATCGCATTCACGACTTGGTGTTCACCATTCGCGAAGGCGAGCGGGTCAAGGTCGTCAGTCGAGAGTTTCCTTGCCTGACTGGAGAGCGCGACGCGGATGACGTGGGTGCGGAAATCGACTCGTTTCTAAGCGAAGAACTCCCCGGCAGCGGGCTCTTCGGGAGCGTCAATCCGGCGCGCGTAGACGAGACCTTGGGGCCTACGGGCACGACAGGTTCGCGGGTCGCGCCCCTCGAACTCAACCCATACCAAACCTACCAGCCTGAAGTTTACGAGCGCGCGATCAAGCACGTACGGGACCTGTATCGCTCTGAAGGTTACCTCGCGGTAACAGTTGGCCCCGCGGTGCTGCTGCGTCGCGAGTGTGCGCGCGGCTCCCGCCCAGGAAAGTGCAAGCCGGTGGGGCCACGGCCCCGCGTCCCAACCCAATGCGCGTACGATGAACGCGGCTTGCCCCTGGATGAGCCAGCGCCAGAGCGCAACATTTCGTGTGTCCCGGATCCCGCTCGAGGCATCGAGTGTGAGCCCAACGTCTCACTCCATATTCCGATCAAACTGGGGCCGCGCAGCGTGCTCTACGACGTAGCCTTCGAGGGTAATCGTCTGCTCGTGGAGAAGCAGCTCGAGGACATCGCCGACATCGACCTCGGCGGCTATGTGAGTCAGGTCGAGCTCGATAGGGCCAAGCGGCGAGTGCTCGATGCCTACGCCGAGGAGGGCTTCGCCTACGCAGAGGCCGAGACGATCCTCGATCTGAGTCCGGACCGCACTCGGGCCCGCGTGCGCTTCGTGATCAGCGAAGGCGAACGCGTGATCGTCAGCGGCATCACCGTACGCGGCGCTCGGCACACTCAGGAGTCGTTGATTCTGGGCCGCGTGGCGCTCCAGAAGGATCAGCCGTATCGCCGCAGCAAGGTGCGCCAGACCGAAGAGCGCCTGGCGACGCTGGGTGTGTTTGCGAGCATCAATGTGTCCCTGGAGGACCCGTACGTGCCGGCCAAGCGCAAGCGGGTCGTGATCACCGTTCAGGAGCGCTTGCCGCAGTATCTCGAAGTGCGCCCTGGCTTCGGCACTGGCGAGGGTTTCCGCATTACGTTCGAGTACGGCCATCGGAACCTCGGCGGGCGCGCCATTCAGCTCACACTGAGGTCGCAGCTCAGCTTGCTCCCGAGCACGCTGATATTCGACGATGACGTGCGCGAAAAGATCGACCAATTGCCGCTCGGAAAACGCCTCGAGCGGCGTAACACGATCTCCTTGGAGTTTCCTGAGATTGGACTCGGACCTCTGTTTCGCTTGGGCGTCGACGGGATCGAAGTCAACGACCTGGCTCGGGAGTTCCTGATCACCAAGCGTGCGGGGGTGGTCACGCTGATCTATCGTCCGAATCGTCAGTTCTCCGCGCAGCTCGGGCAATCCGTCGAGCTCAACGACGCAGAGATCCTCGGCTTCGACGCAGCCGCGCGTGACGCCTTTGTGGCCTTCCTGCGCACCAACCCGATCCCCGAAGGGGAGAGCTTGGTGGTTGCTCAGCGCGTCGGTGTGACGTGGGACCGCAGAGACATCCCCTTCGGCGCGACCAAGGGTACGCTGGTCAGCGGAGCCGTCGAGCACGCAAGGGCGTTTCCGCTTGGAACTACAGAGGAAAAGATCGCTGACTTTTTGCGCTTTTCCAATCGCTTGGCGGGCTACGTGCCACTGAACGACAGCGGCCTCTCCATCGCGACCAGCTTCGCTTGGGGTTACAACCATCACCTGATCCCCGATCGCCAGACCTACCCAGATCGCTTGTTCTTCTTCGGTGGCATCGACAGCATTCGTGGGTTCTTGCAGGACTCCGTGGTGCCGCAAGACGTCGCTGATGAGTTGCTCGCGGTGAACGATCCCGTCGAACAAGACCGGCTCTTGCGGGAGGTCGTGCTGCGAGGTGGCAACTTGGTGCTCAATCCACGGGCTGAGCTTCGCATCCCGCTAGGCGACACCTGGTCGACGGCGCTCTTCGTCGACAGCGGCAACCTATGGCTCGACCCAATGCAGGTTCGCCCGTTCGTGTGGCGATATTCCGCAGGCAGCGGCTTGCGCGCAAACACCCCGATCGGCCCCTTGGCGTTCGACTATGGCGTCAACCTCGATAGGCGTCCCTGGGAGGATTTCGGCGCGTTCCACTTCAGCGTGGGGTTGTTTTAG
- a CDS encoding ABC transporter ATP-binding protein, with product MPRYGVGLLLLAAYQYLQFWIDTHIAKAINAASGGGFEFGGSGFALRLGVGLIVVAVLAFVIRVLSRVAIFNAGRIGEYELRRGLLNRLQSLGPSFYSRMSTGEIMSRATNDLAQVRLLLGFGVLNAINTLFALVSALSVMLPLSPRLTLAAMAPLPILMLVTRQFSRRMFSYTKDNQAAIGALSDQVQTSIAGVRVVRSFALEDSELARFDKKNADYLDKSLQLARLRGSFGPVMQSITALGGVIVFWYGGHLMLADTLDPGEFLAFSRALSRLTWPLISLGFLVGLVQRGRASYSRLKEVFDAQPDIVDGDQRLPEPVLGKLSVKHLSFSYGDNRVLEDVSFDLEPGKSLAVVGRTGSGKSSLAVLLARLMPTPRGTVFLDGVDICDLPLEQVRGVVGYAQQDAFLFSTTAGRNVGFVLDEPDTGPSLLTIRQAAAEAQVLDEILGLPDGLDTVVGERGVQLSGGQKQRVALARALVSEPKVLVLDDPLSAVDGRTEKNILEAIDRQRAQRGVVLITHRVAAAARCDQVIVLDQGRVVEQGTHQELCTAGGLYATFAEEQRLESELERIGAQELAAVDSAELEGALA from the coding sequence ATGCCGCGCTACGGCGTGGGTTTGCTGCTGCTCGCGGCGTACCAGTACCTGCAGTTCTGGATCGACACGCACATCGCAAAGGCGATCAACGCGGCGTCGGGTGGTGGCTTCGAGTTCGGCGGTTCGGGCTTCGCCCTGAGGCTTGGCGTCGGGCTGATCGTCGTCGCCGTCCTCGCCTTCGTGATCCGGGTGCTGAGCCGCGTGGCGATCTTCAACGCCGGGCGCATCGGTGAATACGAGCTGCGCCGTGGGCTGTTGAACCGCTTGCAGTCACTCGGGCCGAGCTTCTACAGCCGCATGAGCACGGGCGAGATCATGAGCCGCGCCACGAACGACCTCGCGCAGGTGCGGCTCTTGCTGGGTTTTGGCGTGCTCAACGCGATCAACACGCTCTTTGCGTTGGTCAGCGCGCTCTCCGTCATGCTGCCCTTGAGCCCGCGGCTGACCCTCGCGGCGATGGCGCCGCTGCCGATCTTGATGTTGGTCACGCGCCAGTTTTCGCGGCGAATGTTCTCGTACACGAAGGACAACCAAGCGGCGATCGGCGCGCTCAGTGATCAAGTGCAGACGAGCATCGCGGGGGTGAGGGTGGTGCGTTCCTTCGCCCTCGAAGACTCCGAGCTCGCGCGCTTCGACAAGAAGAACGCGGACTATCTGGACAAGAGCCTGCAGCTCGCGCGCTTGCGCGGTTCGTTCGGTCCAGTGATGCAGTCGATCACCGCGCTCGGTGGCGTGATCGTGTTCTGGTACGGCGGCCACCTGATGCTCGCTGACACCCTCGACCCCGGTGAGTTTCTGGCTTTCTCTCGCGCGCTGAGTCGCTTGACCTGGCCGCTCATCAGCTTGGGCTTCTTGGTTGGCTTGGTGCAGCGTGGTCGCGCTTCGTACTCCCGCTTGAAGGAGGTGTTCGACGCGCAGCCCGACATCGTGGACGGCGATCAGCGTCTCCCTGAGCCCGTGCTCGGCAAGCTGTCGGTGAAGCACCTTTCCTTCAGCTACGGCGACAACCGCGTGCTTGAAGATGTGTCCTTCGACCTCGAGCCGGGGAAGTCCCTCGCAGTCGTCGGGCGCACGGGGAGCGGTAAGAGCAGCTTGGCTGTGCTGCTAGCGCGGTTGATGCCAACTCCGCGCGGAACCGTTTTCCTGGATGGCGTGGACATTTGCGACCTACCTCTGGAGCAGGTGCGTGGGGTCGTTGGATACGCCCAGCAGGACGCCTTCCTCTTCTCCACGACGGCGGGGCGAAATGTCGGCTTCGTGCTGGACGAGCCGGACACCGGGCCCTCGCTCTTGACGATTCGCCAGGCCGCGGCGGAAGCTCAGGTGCTGGACGAAATCCTCGGATTGCCCGACGGCCTCGACACCGTGGTGGGTGAGCGCGGGGTCCAGCTCTCTGGTGGCCAAAAGCAGCGTGTGGCGCTGGCCCGGGCGCTGGTCTCCGAGCCGAAGGTGCTGGTGCTGGACGACCCGCTGAGCGCCGTCGACGGCCGCACGGAGAAGAACATCCTCGAAGCAATCGACCGGCAGCGCGCCCAGCGTGGCGTCGTGCTGATCACTCACCGCGTTGCTGCAGCCGCGCGCTGTGATCAAGTCATTGTCTTGGACCAAGGACGGGTCGTCGAGCAGGGCACCCACCAGGAGCTGTGCACCGCAGGCGGGTTGTACGCGACCTTCGCCGAAGAGCAGCGCCTGGAGAGTGAGCTCGAGCGGATCGGCGCTCAGGAGCTAGCAGCGGTCGATTCGGCGGAGCTAGAAGGAGCCTTGGCGTGA
- a CDS encoding ABC transporter ATP-binding protein: MLRAFHEEDALGKSYDWGLMKRLWPFVHPYRTLFFAAMSVVMITAAGALAQPLVMRWAIDDGVASRDAGVLMRGGLIVAAIVVVSQLLSFFQIYTIQVVGARAMADLRRVIFKHLHKLKVGFFDVQPVGRLVTRVTNDVDAILELFASGALGAFGDLIRLVGIVVAMLILDWHLSIIAFLAVPPVVLLVRAVRKRSREAYRDIRAKTARMNATMNEQVNGMAIVQAYRREHAAGREFDQINSDYRDANIRSVKYEAIQDAAIEMVSAVCLASIILALGYRQSSFGTLVAFNAYLVMFFEPISALAQRYTLLQSAMAGAERVFGLLDIKEVDAAPTSNPDDGDAGLAFELDHVDFEYKPGVPVLKDVSFSARPGEKIAVVGPTGAGKTTVASLLLRLYELKGGVVRVQGKDVRGISRDELRKRFAVVPQDVFLFQGTVASNIAAGLEPDIERVKQTLRQIDALDLFERRKGGVLAEVDEHGANFSAGERQLIAFARALYRDTQLLILDEATASVDSDTEARLQRALERLMEGRTAMIIAHRLSTVRAADRIVVFHKGHVVEQGNHEELLALGGLYAKLYQLHFAERSSEQGANEGERSNEQGASEGERSSEQGANEGERSNEPSADDAEPTASAAKGSSNAAKRVGGEGKLSAADLTEVTEGCPDSSSVRM; this comes from the coding sequence ATCCTGCGGGCCTTCCACGAGGAGGACGCGCTTGGAAAGTCGTACGATTGGGGTCTGATGAAGCGGCTGTGGCCCTTCGTGCACCCGTACCGCACGCTGTTCTTCGCCGCGATGAGCGTGGTGATGATCACCGCCGCGGGCGCGCTGGCGCAGCCCCTCGTCATGCGCTGGGCGATCGATGACGGTGTCGCCTCGCGCGACGCTGGCGTGCTGATGCGTGGCGGCTTGATCGTCGCCGCTATCGTCGTCGTGTCCCAGCTCTTGAGCTTCTTCCAGATCTACACCATTCAGGTGGTTGGCGCGCGCGCCATGGCTGACCTGCGCCGGGTGATCTTCAAGCACCTGCACAAGCTGAAGGTCGGTTTCTTCGATGTGCAGCCGGTAGGGCGCTTGGTCACTCGCGTGACGAACGACGTCGACGCGATCTTGGAGCTCTTCGCCTCTGGCGCGCTTGGCGCGTTCGGTGACTTGATTCGCCTGGTTGGCATCGTGGTGGCGATGCTCATCCTCGACTGGCACCTCAGCATCATCGCTTTCCTCGCGGTACCACCTGTGGTGCTGCTGGTGCGCGCGGTGCGCAAGCGCTCCCGGGAAGCGTACCGCGACATCCGCGCAAAGACGGCGCGCATGAACGCCACCATGAACGAGCAGGTCAACGGCATGGCCATCGTTCAGGCCTACCGACGTGAGCACGCCGCGGGGCGCGAGTTCGATCAGATCAACTCGGACTACCGCGACGCGAACATCCGCTCCGTGAAGTACGAGGCGATTCAAGATGCCGCGATCGAGATGGTGAGCGCCGTGTGCTTGGCGAGCATCATTCTGGCCCTCGGCTACCGTCAGTCGAGCTTCGGCACGCTGGTGGCGTTCAACGCCTACCTGGTGATGTTCTTCGAGCCCATCAGCGCCTTGGCGCAGCGCTACACACTGCTCCAGTCCGCGATGGCGGGCGCTGAGCGCGTGTTCGGTTTGCTCGACATCAAGGAGGTTGACGCCGCACCCACGAGCAACCCGGACGACGGCGATGCGGGGCTAGCCTTCGAGCTCGATCACGTGGACTTCGAGTACAAGCCCGGAGTGCCGGTGCTGAAGGATGTGTCCTTCAGCGCGCGGCCCGGCGAGAAGATCGCCGTGGTCGGCCCGACCGGCGCTGGCAAGACCACCGTCGCCAGCTTGCTCTTGCGGCTCTACGAGCTGAAGGGTGGCGTGGTGCGGGTGCAGGGCAAAGACGTGCGCGGGATCTCGCGCGATGAGCTGCGCAAGCGCTTCGCCGTGGTGCCCCAGGACGTGTTCCTGTTCCAAGGCACCGTGGCCTCCAACATCGCCGCGGGGCTCGAGCCCGACATCGAGCGCGTGAAGCAGACGCTGCGCCAGATCGATGCCCTGGACCTGTTCGAGCGGCGCAAGGGAGGTGTTCTGGCTGAGGTCGACGAGCACGGCGCGAACTTTTCCGCGGGGGAGCGCCAGCTGATCGCCTTCGCGAGGGCCTTGTACCGCGACACCCAGCTCTTGATCCTCGATGAGGCGACCGCCTCCGTCGACAGTGACACCGAGGCACGCCTGCAGCGCGCCCTCGAGCGCCTGATGGAAGGGCGCACCGCGATGATCATCGCGCACCGCCTGAGTACCGTGCGCGCCGCCGATCGCATCGTCGTCTTCCACAAGGGCCATGTGGTCGAACAAGGCAACCACGAGGAGCTGCTCGCCCTAGGCGGCCTCTACGCCAAGCTGTACCAGCTTCACTTCGCGGAGCGAAGCAGTGAGCAAGGCGCGAACGAAGGTGAGCGAAGCAACGAGCAAGGTGCGAGCGAAGGCGAGCGAAGCAGCGAGCAAGGCGCGAACGAAGGTGAGCGAAGCAACGAACCGAGCGCGGACGATGCTGAGCCGACTGCTAGCGCCGCAAAGGGCTCCTCAAATGCCGCCAAGCGGGTTGGGGGAGAGGGCAAGCTGAGCGCAGCGGACCTGACGGAGGTCACCGAAGGCTGTCCAGACAGCAGTTCCGTGCGGATGTAG
- the cobA gene encoding uroporphyrinogen-III C-methyltransferase codes for MGKVWLIGAGPGEPDLITVRGRELLGRADVVLYDALSHPALLDWCRDDAERRNVGKRYGERSPDQSWITSQLIELARAGKHVARLKGGDPLLFARGAEEAEALADAGIPFEIVPGISSPVATTAYAGISMTHRDLSSSVTFITGSDREGKQWSDTAWKKLATATDTICVLMGMRRIAEITQAIIDGGRAKDTPAAVIQWGARPQQRVAEGTLENIAERVHTLGLQNPAIIVIGEVTQLRSKLAWYDSRPLFGQRVMVPRPAAQAQSTAALIRERGAQPVTRPLIRIEPPPDPARLEQAIAELSSYDWVLFTSANGVTSCAEALGRAGRDARAFGAAKVGCIGPKTAQSLHQLGIRADLVAKEYVGEAFARDLLDRGLGERSRVLLLRALEAREALPDLLVAAGAKVDVVPAYQTLKLSETEQVELRAALGVDGSGARGVDVALFTSSSTAHSFADALGDAVLPAGVVLASIGPVTSATLRERGLRVDVEAERYTVDGLLDALEAFFLARRAASQS; via the coding sequence ATGGGAAAGGTGTGGTTGATTGGGGCTGGGCCGGGAGAGCCGGACCTGATCACCGTTCGAGGGCGTGAGCTCCTCGGCCGGGCGGACGTTGTGCTCTACGACGCGCTGTCCCATCCCGCGCTTCTCGATTGGTGTCGCGACGACGCAGAGCGTCGCAACGTGGGTAAGCGCTATGGCGAACGCAGCCCCGATCAGAGTTGGATCACCTCCCAGCTGATCGAGCTGGCCCGAGCCGGCAAACACGTGGCGCGCCTCAAAGGCGGGGATCCGCTGCTGTTCGCGCGCGGTGCCGAGGAAGCGGAGGCTTTGGCGGACGCGGGCATCCCCTTCGAAATCGTGCCTGGGATCTCGAGCCCGGTCGCGACCACCGCCTACGCCGGGATCTCGATGACCCACCGCGATCTGTCGTCGAGCGTCACGTTCATCACCGGCAGTGATCGCGAAGGCAAGCAGTGGTCCGATACCGCGTGGAAAAAACTCGCGACGGCCACTGACACCATTTGCGTGCTCATGGGCATGCGCCGGATCGCGGAGATCACCCAGGCCATCATTGATGGAGGCCGCGCCAAGGACACGCCAGCGGCGGTCATTCAGTGGGGTGCCCGTCCTCAACAACGCGTGGCAGAGGGCACCCTCGAGAACATCGCGGAGCGTGTTCACACCCTGGGTCTGCAAAACCCCGCGATCATCGTGATCGGTGAAGTCACCCAGCTTCGCTCCAAGCTCGCCTGGTACGACTCACGCCCGTTGTTTGGTCAGCGCGTGATGGTTCCGCGCCCGGCGGCGCAAGCCCAAAGCACCGCGGCGCTGATCCGGGAGCGGGGCGCGCAACCAGTGACGCGCCCGTTGATTCGCATCGAGCCTCCGCCGGATCCGGCACGCCTCGAGCAGGCGATCGCTGAGCTAAGCAGCTATGACTGGGTGCTCTTCACGAGCGCCAACGGCGTCACCAGTTGCGCTGAGGCTCTTGGGCGTGCGGGGCGAGACGCGCGAGCCTTCGGTGCGGCGAAGGTTGGCTGCATCGGCCCCAAGACCGCGCAGTCTCTGCATCAATTGGGTATCCGTGCGGATTTGGTGGCGAAGGAATACGTCGGGGAGGCGTTTGCTCGCGATCTCTTGGATCGGGGGTTGGGGGAGAGGAGCCGCGTCCTGTTGCTGCGCGCGCTGGAAGCCCGTGAGGCTCTACCTGACTTGCTCGTAGCGGCAGGCGCGAAAGTCGATGTGGTCCCCGCGTACCAAACCTTGAAGCTCAGCGAGACTGAGCAAGTCGAGCTCCGGGCGGCGCTCGGAGTCGATGGCAGCGGCGCGCGAGGAGTCGATGTGGCGCTCTTTACCTCGAGCTCAACGGCGCACTCTTTCGCCGACGCGCTTGGAGACGCCGTATTGCCGGCGGGGGTCGTGCTCGCGAGCATCGGTCCGGTGACGTCTGCGACGTTGCGCGAACGGGGGCTGCGAGTGGACGTCGAAGCCGAGCGTTACACCGTGGACGGCTTGCTGGACGCGCTTGAAGCGTTCTTCCTGGCGCGGCGCGCGGCCTCTCAGAGCTGA
- a CDS encoding protein kinase, producing MSVQRQSRADSAAKLRPVEPEVLAGRYLVLHEIGMGGMARVQLGRVLGPGGFVKPVAVKRLHPHLVGDPGFVTLILDEARLAARVRHPNVVAILDVLEVTDPDSTLDGEPALTEVLLVLEYVEGETLRRLLAASLKRGELLDTSLVVSIMSGVLHGLHAAHRAMDAQGQPLELVHRDVSPQNILLGSDGVARVLDFGIAKGTGRIQSTRDGEIKGKLRYMAPEQVLNTPIDSRCDIFAAGAVLFEALTGEPLIHTATQAEAMELLMRGEFPRLADYDPALEPFQPVLDRALQRDPEQRFQTALEFAIALQAVQAPAPHHEVANWLEGLAREHLAKRRKQLFEVETLDLTQLPTPPRELLDSSASWQRPSRPTPAHGSSVVRKVGTESGNFTSFAPATPPAKPRRKLWPLAALALLGLGGLAWWQLRPVAVEGPSVGSALQDPALQDSQVAPTVTPPRPRESDPETLPTPNSEPEPAKAALEDQKKPLVPEPAAPRVVRPKSKPAKASGVATAHAPPAARPECLAPVTVDDNGIKHIKPECL from the coding sequence ATGAGCGTTCAGCGGCAGTCTCGAGCTGACAGCGCGGCGAAGCTGCGCCCAGTGGAGCCGGAAGTGCTCGCGGGGCGCTATTTGGTTCTGCACGAGATCGGCATGGGCGGCATGGCGCGTGTCCAGCTGGGACGCGTGCTTGGGCCGGGCGGCTTCGTAAAGCCCGTCGCGGTGAAGCGCTTGCACCCACACCTGGTTGGTGACCCTGGCTTCGTCACGCTGATTCTGGATGAAGCGCGCCTCGCGGCGCGCGTGCGACATCCAAACGTGGTGGCGATCCTCGATGTGCTCGAGGTCACCGATCCTGACTCGACGCTGGACGGCGAGCCCGCGCTCACCGAGGTGCTGCTCGTCCTGGAGTACGTGGAGGGCGAAACGCTCCGGCGGCTCTTGGCGGCGAGCTTGAAGCGCGGTGAGCTCCTGGACACATCCCTCGTCGTTTCGATCATGAGCGGTGTGCTCCACGGCCTGCATGCTGCGCACCGAGCCATGGATGCCCAGGGCCAGCCCCTGGAGCTGGTTCACCGAGATGTTTCCCCGCAGAATATTCTCCTAGGCAGCGACGGGGTCGCCCGGGTGCTCGACTTTGGTATCGCCAAGGGCACCGGGCGCATCCAGTCGACGCGAGATGGCGAAATCAAGGGCAAGCTCCGTTACATGGCGCCGGAGCAGGTGTTGAACACGCCCATCGACTCGCGTTGCGACATCTTCGCCGCTGGCGCGGTGCTGTTCGAGGCGCTCACTGGCGAGCCCTTGATCCACACGGCAACGCAGGCCGAGGCGATGGAACTCCTGATGCGTGGCGAGTTCCCCCGCCTAGCGGACTACGACCCGGCGCTGGAGCCTTTCCAGCCCGTGTTGGACCGCGCACTCCAGCGCGACCCAGAGCAACGCTTTCAAACGGCTCTCGAGTTCGCGATCGCTCTACAAGCAGTGCAAGCGCCAGCGCCACACCACGAGGTGGCGAACTGGCTGGAGGGACTGGCTCGGGAGCACCTCGCGAAGCGACGCAAGCAGCTCTTCGAGGTCGAGACCTTGGATCTCACGCAGTTGCCCACGCCTCCCCGAGAGCTGCTGGACTCCTCAGCGAGTTGGCAGCGCCCGAGTCGCCCCACTCCCGCGCACGGCTCGAGCGTCGTGCGCAAGGTGGGTACGGAGTCCGGCAACTTCACGTCGTTCGCTCCAGCCACACCACCGGCCAAGCCGCGTCGCAAGCTGTGGCCGCTCGCTGCCCTTGCACTGCTCGGCTTGGGTGGGCTTGCTTGGTGGCAGTTACGTCCGGTCGCCGTGGAAGGGCCGAGCGTCGGCTCGGCGCTGCAAGATCCAGCGCTGCAAGACTCGCAGGTTGCTCCTACCGTCACTCCCCCGCGTCCGCGTGAGTCCGACCCCGAGACGCTTCCCACGCCAAACAGCGAGCCGGAACCTGCCAAGGCTGCGCTGGAAGATCAGAAGAAACCGCTGGTTCCCGAACCCGCCGCTCCGCGGGTCGTTCGCCCAAAGAGCAAGCCCGCAAAAGCGAGCGGTGTCGCGACCGCTCACGCGCCACCGGCAGCCCGGCCAGAGTGTTTGGCACCCGTCACCGTGGATGATAACGGGATCAAGCACATCAAGCCGGAATGTCTGTGA